From Xanthocytophaga agilis, one genomic window encodes:
- a CDS encoding TolC family protein, which yields MSATLATFAQTSITLQEAIRQSQTVSVSSQQISTNIRTIEWQYKAFLVDYKPQLTLQSTLPSFSRSYKQVVQPDGNIEFRAVRNNYSQVRLDLSQVIRKTGGTVYLTSQVQMFEDYDNRKRIFTGIPIGIGLQQPLFGFNALKWNEKIESLKYEENTKILQESLANISLKTCEQFFACLLSQADKELAFANLATNKHIYKLALLRFDMGKVSKNELLQLELEILKSEKAYLQAKSELQINTQSFNSFVGFNENLETSFQVPDLDSAFTMDSSRTLQKALENRSDLVTAKRRLQEADMSYDKALRESRFSAVINANLGLSNSFTSFGQLYSNILNQQIVSLDLSIPLIDWGRGKAKINMARVNKELIKYSNEQHLLSLVQEISTYVALFKMYKQQIQLSKKAEQVALHKYEITKEKFMLGTINTFEFSIASQEKDQGSRDYVNALRNYWYSYYYLKMLTMEDKQSPQAGTP from the coding sequence TTGAGCGCCACACTTGCTACTTTCGCGCAGACTTCGATTACTTTACAGGAAGCGATCCGCCAAAGCCAGACTGTATCGGTTTCATCACAGCAGATCAGTACAAATATACGAACCATTGAGTGGCAGTATAAAGCGTTTCTGGTCGATTACAAACCTCAGCTAACGCTGCAAAGCACGCTCCCTTCCTTTAGCCGGAGCTACAAACAGGTAGTACAGCCGGATGGAAACATTGAATTCAGGGCTGTACGCAACAATTACTCCCAGGTTCGGTTGGATTTAAGCCAAGTGATCAGAAAGACCGGAGGAACCGTTTACCTGACCTCTCAGGTACAGATGTTTGAAGATTATGACAACAGGAAAAGAATATTCACTGGCATTCCCATTGGAATCGGTTTACAGCAACCTCTTTTTGGCTTCAATGCCCTAAAGTGGAATGAAAAAATTGAATCGTTGAAATACGAAGAAAATACTAAGATACTACAGGAGTCGTTGGCAAATATAAGTCTGAAAACCTGTGAACAATTCTTCGCCTGTCTGCTTTCGCAAGCAGACAAAGAGCTGGCATTTGCCAACTTGGCTACCAACAAGCATATTTATAAACTGGCACTTTTGCGATTTGATATGGGTAAAGTGTCGAAAAATGAGCTATTACAACTTGAACTGGAAATTCTTAAGTCAGAAAAAGCCTATCTGCAAGCAAAAAGTGAACTTCAGATAAATACTCAGTCATTTAATTCATTTGTGGGTTTTAATGAAAACTTGGAGACTAGTTTCCAAGTACCGGATCTGGACTCAGCTTTTACTATGGATTCTAGTCGTACTTTGCAGAAAGCACTCGAAAACCGTTCCGATCTTGTAACAGCCAAACGAAGGTTACAAGAGGCAGACATGAGTTATGACAAAGCACTCCGGGAAAGTAGGTTTAGTGCAGTCATAAACGCCAATCTTGGATTATCAAACAGTTTTACCAGCTTCGGCCAATTATATAGTAATATACTCAACCAGCAGATTGTCTCCCTTGACCTATCGATTCCCCTGATCGATTGGGGTAGGGGAAAAGCGAAGATAAACATGGCTCGGGTAAATAAAGAATTAATCAAATATTCCAATGAACAACACCTGCTCTCTTTAGTCCAAGAGATATCAACCTATGTCGCATTGTTTAAAATGTACAAACAACAGATTCAGTTGAGCAAAAAGGCTGAACAAGTAGCCTTACACAAGTATGAGATTACCAAAGAAAAGTTTATGCTCGGCACTATCAATACCTTTGAATTCAGCATTGCCTCTCAGGAAAAGGATCAGGGTAGTCGCGATTATGTAAATGCATTGAGAAACTACTGGTATTCATACTATTACCTTAAAATGTTGACCATGGAAGATAAACAGTCTCCGCAAGCAGGGACGCCCTAG
- a CDS encoding efflux RND transporter periplasmic adaptor subunit translates to MDFEIAVQQKRQRKKKRLFYLITMATVLIVTIVLTTRLLTPSLKLSTLSTAKASMGSIRNVINCFGEVLPEYEELLTSTVQTKIEQVLVHDGKSVEEGQLLMVLEKEPTQATYQKMKDQLALQQNKIKRLQYEIWKKMYDLRAMDSIKKLDIGNLRNFLTTEKKLFEAGGNTRETVEQAELKLKIAQIEAHKLQNEIRTQEVVLRQELNEAVINTKMQQADISEYESKIQGLDVISPRKGVVSWINKSIGSNVKPGDVVAKVADISSFKIVGKVSESFGASVKPGMGVNVTIQNRSLPGRITSVQTAIQNGLLYFEVTLENVNTQLQFLKPNMKVELSLITSFKNNTLLIPKGVFYKGFKEQDLYVIRNGMAYKRKITFGMTDTESIEVLSGLKPDEEIILTDLSEITTAEKIKVD, encoded by the coding sequence ATGGATTTTGAAATTGCAGTCCAACAAAAAAGACAGAGAAAGAAAAAGCGACTTTTTTACCTGATCACAATGGCAACAGTGCTGATTGTTACAATCGTACTGACTACTCGCCTGCTTACCCCCTCGTTAAAGTTATCCACCCTTTCGACTGCAAAAGCTTCGATGGGCTCAATTAGAAATGTCATCAATTGTTTTGGGGAAGTGCTGCCCGAATATGAAGAACTGCTAACCAGTACTGTTCAGACTAAGATCGAACAGGTTCTGGTCCACGACGGAAAGTCAGTAGAAGAGGGTCAACTCCTAATGGTGTTGGAAAAGGAACCTACGCAAGCAACTTACCAGAAAATGAAAGACCAGCTTGCTCTGCAGCAAAACAAAATTAAACGGCTTCAGTATGAGATTTGGAAGAAAATGTACGATTTGAGGGCGATGGACTCGATCAAAAAGCTTGACATAGGTAACCTCAGAAATTTTTTAACCACGGAAAAAAAATTATTTGAAGCAGGAGGAAATACACGGGAAACAGTAGAGCAGGCCGAACTGAAATTAAAGATTGCCCAGATTGAAGCGCATAAGTTACAAAACGAGATCCGTACCCAGGAAGTCGTACTCAGGCAAGAATTGAACGAGGCGGTGATAAACACTAAAATGCAACAAGCCGATATAAGCGAATACGAGTCCAAAATTCAGGGTTTGGATGTAATCTCACCACGCAAAGGTGTTGTCAGCTGGATCAATAAAAGCATTGGCAGCAATGTAAAGCCGGGAGATGTGGTAGCCAAAGTGGCAGATATATCCAGCTTCAAAATAGTGGGCAAGGTGTCCGAATCATTCGGAGCATCTGTCAAACCAGGTATGGGGGTCAATGTCACCATTCAAAATAGGTCTTTACCCGGGCGGATTACTAGCGTCCAGACCGCCATTCAAAATGGGTTACTGTATTTTGAAGTAACACTAGAAAACGTAAACACACAGTTACAATTTTTAAAGCCAAACATGAAAGTTGAGTTATCCCTGATCACTTCCTTTAAGAACAATACATTGCTTATTCCCAAAGGCGTATTCTACAAAGGATTCAAAGAACAGGACTTGTATGTTATCCGCAATGGAATGGCTTATAAACGGAAGATTACATTTGGAATGACCGATACCGAGTCAATTGAAGTACTCAGCGGCCTGAAACCTGATGAGGAAATTATTCTAACCGATTTGAGTGAGATAACTACGGCTGAAAAAATAAAAGTTGACTAA
- a CDS encoding sensor histidine kinase: protein MHVPIPKPLGGVLVVSIPLLFVCYTGLRYEILPRFYSYKSLTKSLWIYCIFSILMTGIGSVIFINGEPSVNPWLLWLFHSVISLSLIPFLAWKGFSSSELRMQLLERIEKKNAELVLLKAQLNPHFLFNILNNLYSVALQDNSLRVAEGIQKLGDIMRFMLHDNLSDYIPLERELDYLKNYIQIQTLRLSPYVGISITTDLPASHCPQRIAPMLIIPFVENAFKHGISYQHVSWIHILLHCQDNSLRLLVKNSIHSSQKKDLRQESGVGLENVRKRLQLLYHHKHRLQIDQNENEFVVELLVEFDA, encoded by the coding sequence ATGCACGTCCCGATTCCTAAACCGTTGGGGGGAGTATTGGTTGTCTCCATCCCTTTACTGTTTGTTTGCTATACTGGTCTTAGGTATGAGATCCTTCCTCGTTTCTACTCCTATAAGTCTTTAACAAAAAGCCTATGGATTTATTGCATTTTTTCCATTCTGATGACCGGAATCGGGTCTGTCATCTTTATAAACGGTGAACCGTCTGTTAATCCATGGCTACTATGGTTGTTCCACAGTGTAATCTCTCTGAGTTTAATCCCTTTTCTTGCCTGGAAGGGTTTTTCCTCTAGTGAACTACGCATGCAATTATTGGAACGGATTGAAAAGAAAAACGCTGAACTTGTTTTGTTGAAGGCGCAGTTAAATCCACATTTTCTATTCAATATTTTAAATAACCTATACAGTGTAGCCTTACAGGATAATAGTTTACGAGTAGCAGAAGGCATCCAAAAGCTGGGAGATATAATGCGATTTATGCTTCATGACAACCTCTCTGACTATATTCCACTGGAACGTGAATTGGACTATCTAAAAAATTATATCCAAATCCAGACCCTGCGACTGAGCCCTTATGTCGGTATTTCAATTACAACCGATCTTCCAGCTTCCCATTGCCCCCAACGGATAGCGCCGATGTTGATTATCCCTTTTGTTGAAAATGCCTTCAAACATGGAATCAGCTATCAGCATGTTTCCTGGATACATATCCTTTTGCACTGCCAGGACAATTCGTTAAGGTTGCTGGTAAAAAACAGTATCCATTCCAGTCAAAAGAAAGATCTGAGACAGGAATCGGGAGTAGGGCTTGAAAATGTCAGAAAACGACTTCAACTGTTGTATCATCACAAGCACAGATTGCAGATTGACCAAAATGAAAACGAATTCGTGGTCGAGCTTCTAGTCGAGTTTGATGCATGA
- a CDS encoding LytTR family DNA-binding domain-containing protein has protein sequence MNAIAIDDEPEALKIIELFSLKVPSLAFKKSFSDPVQAIDYLQKETVELLFLDVDMPDLSGLELLATISVQPLVIFTTAHSHYAVESYEFNTIDYLLKPFSFSRFLKSCQKAFEVYQLKKAPYKTDSENNYLFIKSGYQQIKVFYEEILFLESAGNYLIINLANNRKIPTRLTTVEALEILPSRLFVQIHRSYIVARNKIEKLDKYDVTVAGIPLPIGANYKNSIL, from the coding sequence ATGAATGCCATTGCAATTGATGATGAACCTGAAGCGCTTAAAATTATTGAACTTTTTTCATTAAAAGTTCCTTCACTTGCATTTAAAAAATCATTTTCAGACCCGGTCCAAGCCATTGACTATTTACAAAAAGAAACCGTAGAATTACTATTTTTGGACGTAGACATGCCGGATTTGTCCGGATTGGAGCTTTTAGCTACTATTTCTGTTCAACCACTGGTAATTTTTACCACAGCTCATTCCCACTATGCAGTGGAAAGCTACGAGTTCAATACCATTGATTATTTGCTCAAACCCTTTTCATTTAGCCGCTTTCTTAAATCCTGTCAGAAAGCGTTCGAAGTCTATCAGCTCAAAAAGGCTCCCTATAAAACAGATTCTGAAAATAATTATCTGTTTATTAAAAGTGGATATCAACAAATTAAAGTCTTTTATGAAGAAATACTTTTCTTAGAGAGTGCAGGCAATTACCTGATTATAAATCTGGCCAACAACCGGAAAATTCCTACACGACTAACCACCGTTGAGGCCCTGGAAATATTGCCTAGCAGGCTTTTTGTACAAATACACCGTTCCTATATTGTAGCCAGAAATAAAATAGAAAAACTTGACAAATATGATGTAACCGTTGCCGGAATCCCCTTGCCCATTGGAGCAAATTACAAAAATAGTATACTTTGA
- a CDS encoding glycosyltransferase family A protein, giving the protein MLTSSQVTVILNVWRRNYIEEQIEALLSQSVTPQKIWLLQQCNHISVEKIIKKYHPMVDYFYSSIDLKYFCRFSIAHLVNTKYLWILDDDVIPSKGWIELCLQMIEEKNSIISPNGRILPKGDLTPELPKHKDYLTTYFIGDGHNRPQTTLCENDTVVDFGCTSFFMKTEWLKYFWNIQPFTFETGEDIHLSASCKLLGNIATIVPKQQAVTTGNLKCTYSYDMFASWKKNDFLTRRTEIFKYLITQHRWQPILWPK; this is encoded by the coding sequence ATGCTGACTTCTTCCCAGGTAACCGTAATTTTAAATGTATGGCGACGAAACTACATTGAAGAGCAAATTGAGGCTTTACTTTCCCAATCGGTTACACCCCAGAAAATCTGGCTCCTGCAACAATGCAATCACATATCAGTAGAAAAGATCATCAAAAAGTATCATCCGATGGTGGACTACTTTTACAGTTCGATAGATTTAAAGTATTTCTGCAGATTCAGTATTGCCCATCTGGTCAACACAAAATACTTATGGATACTGGATGATGACGTGATTCCTTCAAAGGGATGGATTGAATTATGTCTACAAATGATAGAGGAGAAAAATTCTATCATTTCTCCAAATGGTCGCATCTTGCCAAAGGGGGATTTAACACCGGAACTGCCAAAGCACAAAGATTATCTGACTACCTATTTTATTGGTGATGGTCACAATAGACCACAAACGACACTTTGTGAAAATGATACTGTGGTTGATTTTGGGTGTACAAGTTTTTTTATGAAAACTGAATGGCTAAAGTATTTTTGGAACATTCAGCCCTTTACCTTCGAGACAGGAGAGGACATTCACCTATCAGCTAGCTGTAAATTGCTTGGCAATATTGCTACAATTGTTCCCAAACAGCAAGCGGTAACTACCGGGAATTTAAAATGTACCTACAGCTATGATATGTTTGCTTCTTGGAAAAAAAATGATTTTTTGACCCGTAGGACAGAAATTTTCAAGTATCTGATTACCCAACACCGATGGCAACCCATTCTGTGGCCCAAGTAG
- a CDS encoding glycosyltransferase, protein MKKILFITFPAKGHINAILGIAKILQQHYKIYLTGGVDPALDLYVEKQGFEIVKLANCCPNLSFVDEVNYLKRFGKNKKDVILNRISHNEYKLRKQLLNELIERLEPEIIFLDSFIGSDFVNIYPCIKNTCTKFFLLNTMLASYLPYLPLPQSDRLPDQKLNTWFEWYLFLVKDSLRELKEKILLVGNTTRQIVRRQARQLAIPAKYKLIDQLPLGIGFTHVKELILCPQEMEFQPYTSPLRRVFTTRSVSRLSRENDRIYLGSQIALNRQEQINKNDIARLVHLLNQPLTFVYISFGTLYQKQRQMLSEFISRIIDVSTAFDSVQFIISGLFNHTAAPTSNVAIFDYVPQTYVLPKASVFITHGGLNSIKESIHFCVPMIVYPVNPNYDQPGNAARVVHHKIGLRGCLHKDTRQIIKDKINDLLTNPSYRDNISRLQERTRQRYTEQTILNIVNSELGYLN, encoded by the coding sequence ATGAAAAAAATATTGTTTATCACCTTTCCGGCCAAAGGTCATATTAATGCAATATTAGGAATTGCCAAAATTCTTCAACAACATTACAAAATTTACCTAACAGGTGGGGTAGATCCAGCTCTTGACTTGTATGTTGAAAAGCAAGGATTTGAAATAGTCAAACTGGCAAACTGTTGTCCCAATTTAAGCTTTGTCGATGAAGTCAACTACCTCAAGCGCTTTGGGAAAAATAAAAAAGATGTAATCCTGAACAGAATCAGTCACAATGAGTATAAGCTGCGTAAGCAGTTACTCAATGAACTGATCGAAAGATTAGAGCCTGAAATTATTTTTCTAGATTCTTTTATAGGATCTGACTTTGTCAATATTTATCCCTGCATTAAAAATACCTGTACCAAATTCTTTCTTCTTAATACCATGTTGGCAAGCTATCTGCCTTATTTGCCTTTGCCACAGAGCGATCGCCTGCCTGATCAAAAACTGAACACCTGGTTTGAGTGGTATCTGTTCCTTGTTAAGGATTCATTAAGGGAATTGAAGGAAAAGATATTGTTGGTTGGAAACACTACCCGGCAAATTGTCCGCAGACAAGCTCGTCAGCTAGCCATACCCGCAAAGTATAAACTCATTGACCAATTGCCACTTGGTATCGGTTTTACACATGTGAAGGAATTGATTCTTTGTCCACAGGAAATGGAATTTCAACCTTATACGAGTCCGTTACGCAGGGTATTTACTACCCGGTCAGTCAGCAGGCTGTCTCGGGAGAACGACAGAATTTATCTGGGATCTCAGATAGCATTGAACCGGCAGGAACAGATAAATAAGAATGACATTGCGCGGCTGGTCCATCTACTCAATCAACCATTAACATTTGTATATATCTCTTTTGGGACACTCTACCAAAAACAGCGGCAGATGCTTAGTGAGTTTATAAGCAGGATTATTGACGTTAGTACAGCATTTGACTCGGTTCAGTTTATTATCAGCGGATTGTTCAACCATACGGCTGCACCTACCTCCAATGTAGCGATCTTCGACTATGTACCTCAAACCTATGTCTTACCCAAGGCATCTGTCTTTATTACCCACGGAGGACTCAACTCAATCAAAGAAAGTATCCATTTCTGTGTTCCGATGATTGTATATCCGGTAAATCCAAACTATGATCAGCCAGGGAACGCAGCCCGGGTGGTTCATCACAAAATTGGCTTGCGTGGATGCTTACACAAAGATACCAGACAGATAATCAAAGATAAAATCAATGATCTGTTAACCAATCCCAGTTATCGGGATAATATTAGCCGATTGCAGGAACGTACTCGGCAGCGATACACTGAGCAGACAATTTTAAACATTGTAAACAGTGAACTGGGGTACCTAAACTAA
- the lepB gene encoding signal peptidase I has protein sequence MQPLIKTTFFSILFVFIFRIFFFDSFKITSDSMEGELLVGDYVLVSKLSYGPRMPSTVLKIPFQDVNNTFQKIKMYSTLFHLPYIRLQGFNQVQHGDVIAFNIPVEDKPFDLKTPYIKRCVGLPGDVIHINAGKLVVNDKLIALPDKMLKTYRLISTQLLTESMMGGIVFENFYSQMMLEKNVLSIDSICYILRINPAWIGKIQTLPFVKSCQELIATKDFADLNIYPHVPGQEWNMDFFGPVQIPKAGKQVWINKQTIHTYLPLLKEYEQITGSQQESSDSVAIQLARTISERVLIKGETVKYTFKKNYYFVLGDNRGVSYDSRFWGFVPEDHIIGKATLIWWSKDNQQGNTRYKRIGQMIQ, from the coding sequence ATGCAACCCTTAATTAAAACTACCTTTTTTTCGATCCTGTTTGTATTCATCTTCAGGATTTTTTTCTTCGACAGTTTTAAAATAACCAGTGATTCAATGGAGGGAGAGTTGCTGGTAGGTGATTATGTATTGGTCTCCAAACTTAGTTATGGCCCACGGATGCCGTCCACTGTCCTGAAAATCCCTTTTCAGGATGTAAACAATACCTTTCAAAAAATCAAAATGTATTCTACCCTTTTTCATTTGCCCTACATCCGCCTGCAAGGGTTTAATCAGGTGCAACACGGAGATGTGATTGCTTTCAACATACCAGTAGAAGACAAACCTTTTGATCTTAAAACTCCCTACATCAAAAGGTGCGTAGGTCTACCAGGCGATGTGATTCATATCAATGCAGGCAAGTTAGTTGTCAACGACAAACTTATCGCTTTGCCAGATAAAATGCTTAAAACCTATCGGCTGATCAGTACTCAATTGTTAACCGAATCGATGATGGGTGGAATCGTTTTTGAGAATTTTTATTCACAAATGATGTTGGAGAAAAATGTATTGTCAATCGATTCGATTTGCTATATACTTCGGATAAACCCGGCATGGATAGGCAAAATTCAAACTCTTCCTTTTGTAAAAAGCTGTCAGGAGTTAATCGCAACAAAAGACTTTGCAGACCTGAACATCTATCCTCACGTACCCGGACAGGAATGGAATATGGATTTTTTCGGACCTGTACAGATTCCAAAAGCAGGAAAGCAGGTATGGATAAACAAGCAAACCATTCATACCTACCTCCCTTTGCTCAAAGAATATGAGCAAATCACAGGTTCGCAGCAGGAAAGCTCGGATTCTGTTGCTATCCAGCTTGCCAGGACAATCAGTGAAAGAGTTCTGATTAAGGGAGAAACCGTTAAGTATACTTTTAAAAAGAACTATTATTTTGTACTGGGTGATAATCGCGGTGTATCATATGATTCAAGGTTCTGGGGTTTTGTGCCAGAAGACCACATTATTGGCAAAGCAACCCTGATCTGGTGGTCAAAAGATAATCAGCAAGGAAATACTCGCTACAAACGAATAGGTCAGATGATCCAGTAA
- a CDS encoding cupin domain-containing protein — translation METFEKLIAPVTVEDFAANYWRKTPLFISKPSEFADQIVNVNQINDYLSAPAIAYPFVRMVGNGAELDIKKYQLANQTSQFNFLNKTKVFELFEQGNTIVIQAAQFHFTNLNRFIYQLEKELRMEVHANIYITPAGSRGFDPHLDAHEVMVIQLYGSKEWNIYDLPIPAPLKGQKLTPEQKQAYLTRQADHQITLQEGDILYVPRGVVHDAFTQKEPSIHITLGFHPILRTDIVQQLIQKVESIAYFREPFFDFNQTNGSAVNKEELIAQMATALREMLTTRSEENYTDSKFADTKDMFNHLLLLDSVQTQTDLNHFQIHPLGKDIPSSVRKGEEEDFMRRLLDNPSTDLPVLFEDIPLESFKYLSKRLANKSLIQITTK, via the coding sequence ATGGAAACTTTTGAAAAACTGATCGCCCCGGTAACGGTTGAGGACTTTGCGGCAAACTACTGGAGAAAAACCCCCTTATTTATCTCCAAGCCGTCCGAGTTTGCCGATCAGATAGTAAATGTCAACCAGATCAACGACTATCTGAGCGCACCTGCTATTGCCTATCCGTTTGTTCGTATGGTAGGCAATGGTGCAGAATTAGACATCAAAAAGTACCAGCTGGCCAATCAGACGAGCCAGTTCAATTTTTTGAACAAGACCAAGGTATTTGAACTATTCGAGCAAGGCAACACAATTGTTATCCAGGCTGCTCAATTCCATTTTACAAATCTGAACCGATTTATTTATCAGCTTGAAAAGGAACTGCGGATGGAAGTGCATGCCAATATTTATATTACCCCTGCCGGTTCGAGGGGGTTTGACCCTCACCTGGATGCCCACGAGGTGATGGTTATTCAGCTTTATGGTAGTAAGGAGTGGAATATTTATGATCTGCCCATACCCGCACCCTTAAAGGGGCAAAAGTTAACCCCCGAACAAAAGCAGGCTTATCTGACCAGGCAGGCCGATCACCAGATAACGTTGCAGGAAGGGGATATTCTTTACGTTCCCAGAGGTGTTGTCCATGATGCTTTCACCCAGAAAGAGCCTTCCATCCACATTACGCTGGGTTTTCATCCCATTCTTAGAACGGATATTGTTCAGCAACTAATCCAAAAGGTGGAGTCAATTGCTTATTTTCGGGAACCTTTCTTTGATTTTAATCAGACCAATGGCTCTGCTGTAAACAAAGAAGAGTTGATTGCCCAGATGGCAACCGCACTCAGGGAGATGCTTACTACCAGATCTGAGGAAAACTATACAGACTCAAAATTTGCAGATACCAAAGATATGTTCAACCACCTGTTGTTGTTAGACAGTGTGCAAACCCAAACTGATTTGAATCATTTTCAAATCCACCCACTGGGAAAAGACATTCCCTCTTCGGTCAGAAAAGGAGAAGAGGAAGACTTCATGCGGCGTTTGCTGGATAATCCCTCCACTGATCTTCCTGTGCTTTTTGAAGATATTCCTTTGGAAAGTTTCAAGTATCTCTCCAAACGACTTGCCAATAAAAGCCTGATCCAGATCACGACCAAATAA